A genomic window from Cucumis melo cultivar AY chromosome 8, USDA_Cmelo_AY_1.0, whole genome shotgun sequence includes:
- the LOC103499550 gene encoding polygalacturonase inhibitor-like precursor: protein MHSHNLLLLLFFFFTVSFAELCHPNDKEVLLNIKKAFNNPYILTSWKPEEDCCTWYCVECDLKSHRIIALTIFADDELSGPIPPFVGDLPFLENLMFHKLPNLTGPIPPTIAKLHNLKYLDLSWNGLSGPIPSFLGSLSNLDILDLSFNRFTGSIPSSLANLRRLGTLHLDRNKLTGPIPDSFGNFKGKVPYLYLSHNQLSGKIPTSMGKVDFNYIDLSRNKLVGDGSLIFGSKKTTEIVDLSRNLLEFNISKVVFPRTLTWLDLNHNKIFGEIPTGVVKLELQMLNVSYNALCGRIPMGGKLQSFDVYSYFHNKCLCGKPLGSCK from the coding sequence ATGCATTCTCACaacctcctcctcctcctcttcttcttcttcacagtTTCATTTGCAGAACTTTGCCATCCAAATGACAAAGAAGTCCTCCTCAACATCAAAAAAGCCTTCAACAATCCCTACATTCTTACCTCATGGAAACCTGAAGAAGATTGTTGCACTTGGTATTGTGTTGAATGTGATCTGAAGTCCCACCGGATCATTGCCCTCACCATCTTTGCCGACGACGAACTCTCTGGTCCAATCCCACCCTTTGTGGGTGACCTCCCGTTCCTCGAAAACCTCATGTTCCACAAGCTCCCAAATCTCACTGGCCCCATCCCACCCACCATTGCAAAACTCCACAACCTCAAATACCTTGACCTAAGTTGGAACGGTCTCTCTGGTCCTATCCCCAGCTTCCTCGGCTCCCTTTCCAATCTCGATATTCTCGACCTCTCGTTCAACCGTTTCACTGGCTCCATCCCTAGCTCTCTTGCCAACCTCCGCCGTCTTGGAACTCTCCATTTGGATCGAAACAAATTGACAGGACCCATACCCGATTCCTTTGGAAACTTCAAGGGAAAAGTCCCTTATCTCTATCTATCCCACAACCAACTGTCTGGAAAAATTCCAACTTCTATGGGGAAAGTGGATTTCAATTACATTGATCTGTCGAGGAACAAGCTCGTGGGCGATGGATCGTTGATATTCGGATCAAAGAAGACGACAGAAATTGTCGACTTGTCAAGGAACTTGTTAGAGTTCAACATTTCGAAGGTTGTGTTTCCTCGAACCTTGACTTGGTTGGATCTTAACCACAATAAGATCTTTGGGGAAATTCCAACCGGGGTTGTGAAGTTGGAGTTGCAGATGTTGAATGTGAGTTACAATGCACTTTGTGGTCGAATTCCGATGGGAGGAAAGTTGCAAAGCTTTGATGTATACTCCTATTTTCATAACAAGTGCTTGTGTGGTAAACCACTTGGTAGCTGCAAATGA